A DNA window from Acidobacteriota bacterium contains the following coding sequences:
- a CDS encoding BON domain-containing protein codes for MTKIKGRLLMVLALLVLAAPAALATTGSQKTMDKVRKELVTLPYYGVFDNLEYKVEGETATLYGQVVNPITRRDAERRVAKIEGVDRVINNIQVLPVSGFDDSIRAREYRSIFRSGSLYRYAMGANPSIHIIVKNGNVTLEGVVSNQMDSQLAYMAASGVPGVFSVTNNLRVESDS; via the coding sequence ATGACTAAAATCAAGGGAAGACTGCTGATGGTGTTAGCACTGCTAGTGTTGGCTGCACCAGCCGCTCTTGCTACAACGGGGTCGCAGAAGACCATGGACAAGGTACGCAAGGAGCTTGTCACGCTGCCTTACTACGGCGTGTTTGACAATCTGGAGTACAAAGTCGAGGGCGAAACTGCCACGTTGTACGGGCAGGTCGTGAACCCGATCACCCGACGGGATGCCGAGCGGCGAGTCGCAAAGATCGAGGGGGTTGATCGCGTGATCAACAACATTCAGGTTCTGCCTGTGTCGGGGTTTGACGATTCGATTCGAGCCCGTGAGTATCGCTCGATCTTCCGCAGCGGGAGCTTGTATCGATACGCAATGGGGGCGAACCCGTCGATACATATCATCGTCAAGAATGGCAATGTAACCCTCGAAGGTGTCGTTTCGAACCAAATGGACAGCCAACTCGCGTACATGGCGGCCAGTGGCGTGCCGGGAGTGTTCTCGGTGACTAACAATTTGCGCGTTGAAAGCGACAGCTAA
- a CDS encoding zinc-ribbon domain-containing protein, with product MICAKCGAENRDGSNFCRYCSAPLTPTSGYIPSVPPPPVPGATAPSTYYPPQSYQTPPWPPARQVVPTKLCARCNSASVVKGSVPLWAILVAVIGAPFTCLLSLLFLLVKDPNKCLNCGLEFR from the coding sequence ATGATCTGCGCGAAATGTGGCGCCGAGAATCGTGACGGATCAAACTTCTGTCGATACTGCTCGGCCCCGCTGACGCCAACCTCGGGCTACATTCCATCGGTTCCGCCGCCACCGGTACCAGGAGCAACCGCACCCTCGACTTACTATCCGCCTCAGAGCTACCAAACGCCACCCTGGCCGCCTGCGCGGCAGGTTGTTCCCACAAAGCTGTGCGCCCGCTGCAACTCAGCGAGCGTCGTCAAGGGCTCGGTCCCCTTGTGGGCGATACTCGTTGCGGTCATCGGCGCCCCATTTACTTGCCTGCTTTCACTTCTGTTTTTGCTGGTCAAAGACCCGAACAAATGTCTCAACTGCGGCCTCGAGTTTAGGTAG
- a CDS encoding creatininase family protein — protein MIRRLVLVASLCVLASLHSAANAQTTDVISTRDMSDINWMEFKEAVPSKINTVILPTGTLEPHGVINNGADITAPIGIARKIAREVNAMIAPIIPYGMTGSMDAYPGAFSISETAYRAYARDVMSGLAKTGFRNIIIINGHGGPQTAVLNQIAMEIGQEKHVRTLVINWWSYASDVTLSVFGEDGGHAGWNETAFIQAIDPKLVHKERYSDELATPNAAPGSYSAYPAPSSIGLYKEGQGYVKFDQAKADEYFAKVTGKVARLIIDTRRKWDMAGLFEK, from the coding sequence ATGATTCGGCGTCTTGTTCTGGTTGCGTCTCTCTGCGTGTTAGCATCTCTTCACTCCGCGGCTAACGCTCAAACGACTGATGTCATAAGCACTCGCGACATGAGCGACATTAACTGGATGGAGTTCAAGGAAGCCGTTCCGTCGAAGATCAACACGGTCATCCTTCCAACCGGTACTCTCGAGCCGCACGGCGTGATAAACAACGGCGCGGATATCACCGCGCCCATCGGCATCGCTCGAAAGATCGCCCGTGAAGTAAACGCGATGATCGCGCCGATCATTCCTTACGGCATGACTGGCAGCATGGACGCTTACCCCGGCGCGTTCTCGATTTCCGAAACCGCTTATCGTGCATACGCTCGCGACGTGATGTCGGGGCTGGCGAAGACCGGCTTTCGCAATATCATCATCATCAACGGGCACGGCGGACCCCAGACGGCGGTACTCAACCAGATCGCCATGGAGATAGGTCAGGAGAAGCACGTGCGAACGCTGGTGATAAACTGGTGGAGCTACGCTTCGGACGTGACGCTTTCGGTCTTCGGCGAAGACGGCGGCCACGCCGGCTGGAACGAAACGGCTTTCATTCAGGCGATTGATCCGAAGCTTGTCCACAAAGAGCGTTATTCGGATGAGTTGGCCACGCCCAACGCGGCGCCGGGCAGTTACTCAGCTTATCCCGCGCCTTCATCGATCGGGCTGTACAAGGAAGGTCAGGGTTACGTGAAGTTCGATCAAGCGAAGGCGGATGAATACTTCGCGAAGGTCACGGGGAAAGTCGCCAGGCTAATCATCGACACTCGCCGCAAGTGGGATATGGCGGGGTTGTTTGAGAAGTAA
- a CDS encoding M20/M25/M40 family metallo-hydrolase: MRVRKASAPRSVLTVFLALFCIAQAIAQQTDRSAGYSYSPQLIAQLKQLQAAALSSDYDYVQLAYLCNNIGPRLSGSPQAQQAVQYVAVELRRLGLDVQLEKVMVPHWVRGAETGELVRFAGQAPGTKQKIVLTALGGSVATLAEGLTAEVIVADSFEHLASLGREKVAGKIVLFNTRFDKQKAAQGFALDAYGEAVIYRGAGPSAAARLGAVASLVRSVGGADYRLPHTGALGYASDAPKIPAAAVAAEDADLIAYLTAQAPVRMHLTLTPQTLPDVESYNVIADLKGSEHPEQVIIVSGHLDSWDLGTGAIDDGAGVAVAMQAVQLIKRLGFRARRTIRVIAWMNEENGLMGGKTYGEDHKAEFGNHIAAIESDLGAGHPVGFSAHVNAKALEMLRPITAVLQTSGAGIIRQSQDAQGADISPLDAAGVPTLAPIQDNRTYFNYHHTAADTLDKVVPRELAENSAVMVVLAYAIANLPEPLPR, encoded by the coding sequence ATGAGAGTCAGAAAGGCTTCCGCTCCCCGAAGCGTTCTTACCGTTTTCCTGGCACTTTTCTGCATTGCACAAGCGATCGCTCAACAGACGGATAGAAGCGCCGGCTACTCGTATTCTCCGCAGCTTATCGCCCAGTTGAAACAACTGCAAGCCGCAGCACTTTCGAGCGACTATGACTATGTTCAGCTCGCTTACCTGTGTAACAACATAGGTCCGCGGTTGAGCGGGTCGCCGCAAGCTCAGCAAGCCGTCCAGTATGTCGCCGTTGAACTGCGGCGCCTGGGGCTCGATGTGCAGCTCGAGAAGGTGATGGTTCCCCACTGGGTGCGGGGCGCGGAGACCGGGGAGCTTGTGCGGTTCGCCGGCCAGGCCCCGGGAACGAAGCAGAAGATCGTGTTGACTGCGCTTGGTGGTAGCGTCGCCACTCTCGCCGAAGGCTTGACCGCCGAGGTGATCGTCGCCGACAGCTTCGAGCATCTCGCATCGCTGGGGCGTGAAAAGGTTGCGGGCAAAATCGTTTTGTTCAACACCCGCTTCGACAAACAAAAGGCCGCTCAAGGATTCGCGCTTGATGCTTACGGCGAAGCAGTAATTTATCGCGGCGCAGGACCCAGCGCGGCAGCTCGACTCGGCGCGGTTGCCTCGCTGGTGCGGTCGGTCGGCGGCGCTGACTATCGCCTGCCGCATACAGGCGCTTTGGGCTACGCCAGCGACGCGCCGAAGATTCCAGCCGCCGCCGTAGCCGCAGAAGACGCAGACCTGATCGCGTATCTAACAGCTCAAGCGCCAGTTCGCATGCATCTAACGCTGACTCCGCAAACGCTGCCCGATGTCGAAAGTTACAACGTCATCGCAGACCTCAAAGGCTCCGAGCATCCGGAACAGGTGATCATAGTCTCCGGCCATCTGGACTCGTGGGACCTGGGCACCGGCGCGATCGATGACGGAGCTGGGGTCGCTGTCGCGATGCAAGCCGTTCAGTTGATCAAGCGGCTTGGATTCCGAGCCAGACGAACCATCCGGGTGATCGCGTGGATGAACGAAGAGAATGGTCTGATGGGCGGAAAAACTTACGGGGAAGACCACAAGGCAGAATTTGGGAATCACATTGCCGCCATCGAGAGTGATCTCGGCGCCGGCCATCCCGTCGGCTTCTCGGCTCACGTGAATGCGAAAGCCCTGGAAATGCTGCGGCCGATAACCGCCGTGCTGCAAACTTCAGGCGCGGGCATCATCAGGCAAAGCCAGGATGCGCAGGGAGCCGACATCTCCCCGCTCGACGCTGCCGGAGTGCCGACGCTTGCTCCGATTCAGGACAATCGGACCTACTTCAATTATCATCACACCGCGGCCGACACGCTCGACAAAGTAGTTCCGCGCGAGCTTGCTGAGAATAGCGCCGTAATGGTGGTGCTGGCTTATGCGATTGCAAATTTGCCGGAACCCTTGCCGCGTTGA
- the atpB gene encoding F0F1 ATP synthase subunit A, translated as MLAPILALLQEGHIAAAETAEHAAGSGEHAAEPWLVEQANHILGPAVLSIERVVMPPIYGLFGAHWHEPAPGELVIPEHIVWTALLFIICVAGVLLMRGRLSVDRPSKGQQMLEVVVEQIRGLLDQVIGPYGRRYLPVMGSFAVFILVGNLMGQIPGLGAPTENINVTGALGITSFLYFIGSGFRQQGLKYLKHFTGGLTGALLISLGWLIFVVEIVSNTVRPVTLSLRLFVNMYADHQIGGAFMGLIAPIVPIFTILLGVFVAFVQTFIFIMLSMVYLSETVPHEEHDAEEHGHGSEAVAEAH; from the coding sequence ATGCTGGCACCGATTCTGGCGCTACTGCAGGAAGGACATATAGCCGCCGCTGAGACCGCCGAGCACGCGGCAGGCTCGGGTGAGCACGCGGCCGAGCCGTGGCTCGTCGAGCAGGCCAACCATATTCTCGGCCCGGCCGTGCTCAGCATCGAGCGAGTGGTGATGCCGCCCATTTACGGTCTGTTCGGCGCCCACTGGCACGAGCCCGCTCCCGGCGAGTTGGTTATCCCCGAGCACATCGTCTGGACCGCCCTTCTGTTTATCATCTGCGTTGCAGGCGTGCTGCTCATGCGCGGAAGGTTGTCCGTCGATCGGCCATCAAAGGGACAACAGATGCTCGAAGTCGTTGTCGAACAAATTCGCGGACTGCTTGATCAAGTCATTGGCCCTTATGGCCGCCGCTATCTGCCGGTGATGGGTTCATTCGCAGTATTCATCCTGGTCGGTAATCTGATGGGGCAAATACCGGGCCTCGGGGCGCCGACCGAAAACATAAACGTGACTGGCGCTCTTGGAATCACGTCGTTTCTCTACTTTATTGGCAGCGGTTTTCGACAGCAGGGGCTGAAGTACTTGAAACACTTCACCGGCGGGCTGACAGGCGCGCTGCTGATATCGTTAGGGTGGTTGATCTTCGTAGTCGAGATAGTATCAAACACCGTGCGTCCGGTTACGCTCTCGCTGCGGCTCTTTGTCAATATGTACGCCGACCACCAGATTGGCGGCGCATTCATGGGGCTTATCGCGCCGATCGTTCCGATATTCACGATCCTGCTCGGCGTGTTTGTAGCTTTCGTGCAGACCTTCATTTTCATAATGCTCTCGATGGTCTACTTGTCTGAGACCGTGCCGCACGAAGAACACGACGCCGAAGAACACGGCCACGGCAGCGAAGCGGTGGCCGAAGCGCATTGA
- a CDS encoding ATP synthase subunit I yields MASDNSPSNDDESLALTAPEAVERRVWRNIFAVVAIVVVIAALAADLRFMLGLILGGGLALLNYKWLHSSLRAVVGAGNEKAPPGTMIKFVVRWLVIAAVAWAANKTGYFDAIAILAGLLAPAAAVMIEAAYVAYKTFRTRENDH; encoded by the coding sequence TTGGCTTCTGACAACTCGCCTTCAAACGATGATGAATCGCTAGCGCTCACGGCTCCCGAAGCGGTCGAGCGCCGAGTCTGGCGTAACATCTTCGCCGTCGTCGCCATCGTAGTCGTAATCGCAGCATTGGCAGCCGATTTGAGGTTCATGCTGGGCCTGATTTTGGGCGGCGGGCTCGCCTTGCTAAACTACAAATGGCTGCACTCGTCGCTGCGAGCCGTGGTGGGGGCGGGCAATGAGAAAGCGCCACCCGGAACGATGATCAAGTTTGTCGTTCGGTGGTTGGTAATCGCAGCCGTAGCGTGGGCCGCCAACAAGACCGGTTACTTTGACGCTATCGCCATACTCGCGGGCTTGCTGGCGCCGGCGGCAGCGGTAATGATCGAGGCCGCTTACGTTGCCTACAAGACCTTTCGAACAAGGGAGAACGATCACTGA
- a CDS encoding ATP synthase F0 subunit C — MIKLKLLGMSALMMLFTVATAMAQAPGATGAPSTGNSWFFPAMGSFAVAIAALGGALGDGRAIAAACEGAARNPGAGGRIFTMLLLGLALIETLVLFTFLTVVLKY; from the coding sequence ATGATTAAATTGAAACTGTTAGGGATGTCCGCGCTGATGATGCTTTTCACTGTGGCGACGGCGATGGCCCAGGCACCGGGGGCAACAGGCGCCCCCAGCACCGGGAATTCGTGGTTCTTCCCGGCGATGGGATCGTTCGCAGTCGCTATTGCGGCGCTGGGCGGGGCGCTGGGCGACGGGCGCGCAATTGCCGCGGCCTGTGAAGGCGCCGCGCGCAATCCAGGCGCCGGCGGCCGCATATTCACTATGCTGCTGCTTGGGCTCGCGCTGATCGAGACTCTCGTGCTGTTCACGTTTTTGACTGTCGTGCTGAAGTACTGA
- a CDS encoding enoyl-CoA hydratase/isomerase family protein, protein MSSKTIQIETVGNVAVLRIERPPANAIDLALAGEFENALADIEQSSEIHALVLTGAGSCFSAGLDLKVVPTYDRAQQQAMVMQVNRLFGGLYGLPLPTIAAVNGHAIAGGVILTLCCDYRIGAEGDYKLGLAEMRVGVPFPVAAMSIVQSELSHPVARTMVLTARNSSPPKALSMGVLDELQPPDRLLARAIEVAQKMAALPRTMYGRIKRQLRAAALARIEDAISNRKEPMLDSWLSAETREASAEALKHAD, encoded by the coding sequence ATGAGCTCGAAAACAATTCAGATTGAGACAGTAGGAAACGTAGCCGTGCTGCGAATCGAGCGCCCGCCTGCGAACGCGATCGACCTGGCGCTTGCCGGCGAGTTTGAAAACGCATTGGCGGACATCGAACAGAGCAGCGAGATCCACGCGCTCGTACTCACCGGCGCCGGCAGTTGCTTTTCGGCGGGCCTCGATTTGAAAGTCGTGCCAACGTACGATCGAGCGCAACAACAGGCAATGGTGATGCAAGTGAATCGTCTGTTTGGAGGGCTCTACGGCTTGCCTCTGCCGACGATTGCCGCGGTGAACGGCCACGCCATTGCGGGAGGCGTTATCCTGACTCTCTGTTGCGATTACCGGATCGGAGCTGAAGGCGACTACAAACTCGGTCTCGCGGAGATGCGCGTCGGCGTGCCCTTTCCGGTCGCGGCGATGTCGATAGTTCAATCAGAACTGAGCCACCCGGTCGCACGCACAATGGTGTTGACCGCGCGCAACTCGAGCCCGCCTAAAGCGCTGTCGATGGGTGTTCTGGATGAGCTTCAACCGCCAGACCGGCTGCTGGCGCGAGCGATCGAAGTGGCTCAGAAGATGGCCGCCCTGCCGCGGACGATGTACGGCCGTATCAAACGCCAATTGCGAGCTGCCGCGCTTGCGAGGATCGAAGACGCAATCAGCAATCGAAAAGAACCGATGCTGGATTCGTGGCTCAGCGCTGAGACTCGCGAAGCCTCGGCTGAAGCATTGAAGCACGCAGACTAA
- a CDS encoding energy transducer TonB, translating to MQNNASFLAMIEQPCMISRLTDELREALREFREDPMAFVTTALKRDAVGSRRKMLLRVGLAIAILFYAIAFVSMLVFWSLAQHRARVPHSGEFSTIVLKLPGYWPKIEIPSGEDKPGGGGGGGHQTNTPPSDGELPISSLTQLVIAPKPEPQLTPPALPVIEKVMVDPRIQFKHDDLSPTGLPDGTGLIPSAGTGSDRGMGTGPGGGMGTGDGPGVGPGSGGNTGGESFKLSGARKRPAVQQSVVDERPVLLNRPRPMFTEEARRNKIQGVVRMKILIDVSGKVTEVVVTRGLPDGLDLQAIRAAYQMRFRPAMKNGSPVPYWLSNVEVEFNLR from the coding sequence ATGCAAAACAACGCTTCATTCTTAGCGATGATTGAGCAGCCGTGTATGATTTCGCGGCTCACAGATGAATTGCGGGAAGCCTTGCGCGAGTTCCGCGAGGACCCGATGGCTTTTGTCACAACCGCGCTCAAACGAGATGCCGTTGGGAGCCGGCGCAAGATGCTTCTACGAGTGGGGCTCGCAATCGCCATTTTGTTTTACGCGATTGCGTTTGTATCGATGCTGGTCTTCTGGTCGCTCGCTCAGCACAGAGCGCGAGTTCCTCACAGCGGTGAGTTCTCGACCATCGTGTTGAAGCTGCCAGGCTACTGGCCTAAGATCGAGATCCCGAGTGGCGAAGATAAACCTGGAGGGGGCGGCGGTGGTGGACATCAAACGAACACGCCACCTTCCGATGGCGAATTGCCAATTTCTTCGCTTACCCAACTAGTGATCGCTCCAAAACCCGAGCCTCAACTTACCCCGCCTGCCCTGCCGGTTATCGAAAAGGTGATGGTCGACCCTCGTATTCAATTCAAGCACGACGACCTGAGCCCTACTGGTCTGCCCGATGGCACAGGTCTGATACCTTCGGCGGGCACGGGCTCCGATAGAGGGATGGGCACGGGACCGGGCGGCGGAATGGGTACAGGTGACGGACCTGGCGTGGGCCCGGGCAGTGGCGGCAACACTGGCGGAGAGAGTTTCAAGCTCTCAGGAGCGAGAAAGAGACCAGCCGTTCAGCAGTCGGTCGTCGATGAGCGACCAGTGCTCTTGAACCGGCCCCGGCCTATGTTCACCGAAGAAGCACGTCGCAACAAAATCCAGGGGGTCGTGCGAATGAAGATCCTTATAGACGTGAGCGGCAAGGTTACGGAGGTAGTCGTGACTCGCGGTTTGCCCGATGGTCTGGACCTGCAGGCTATCCGTGCCGCGTATCAGATGCGCTTCAGACCCGCGATGAAAAACGGCAGTCCAGTTCCCTACTGGCTGAGCAATGTCGAGGTTGAGTTCAATTTGAGGTGA
- a CDS encoding GNAT family N-acetyltransferase: MTRTYLQLERPEDLHPARVDDPRIRTERVAECPASFFRYLYSEVGRFYHWIDRLPWSDEQIRSHLARPEITLWVMFSEGAPAGYFELERHDDGSIEIAYFGLIQEFIGRGLGKHLLSVAAEQAWSDGANRVWLHTCTLDDPAAMPNYLKRGLKPFKQEVYCTQLAPDEQLRARS, encoded by the coding sequence GTGACTCGCACTTACCTTCAGCTCGAGCGGCCCGAGGACCTCCACCCTGCTCGCGTCGACGATCCTCGCATCCGAACAGAGCGCGTCGCCGAGTGCCCGGCTTCTTTTTTTCGCTATCTCTACAGCGAGGTCGGCCGCTTCTATCACTGGATCGACCGGTTGCCCTGGAGTGACGAACAAATACGCTCACACCTTGCGCGTCCGGAGATAACACTGTGGGTGATGTTCAGCGAAGGCGCACCCGCGGGATATTTCGAACTCGAGCGCCACGATGACGGATCAATCGAGATTGCCTACTTCGGGTTGATACAGGAGTTCATCGGCAGAGGATTGGGCAAACACCTTTTGAGCGTAGCTGCCGAGCAGGCCTGGAGCGACGGCGCCAATCGAGTGTGGCTGCACACTTGCACGCTGGATGATCCGGCTGCGATGCCCAACTACCTGAAGCGCGGGTTGAAGCCGTTCAAGCAGGAAGTCTATTGCACCCAGCTAGCGCCCGACGAGCAACTTCGCGCACGAAGTTAG
- a CDS encoding trypsin-like peptidase domain-containing protein produces MMDTNLSTKTRLRMGGAAILFFALTLAVASGLGFEFQGKAFAPQGQSQLPSPQDLSRAFIGVAKQVKPAVVNIDVVEKTKRASIQLPEGFPQIPGFGQPRRQRGTGSGVIISADGYILTNNHVAGDAEQINVKLADGRELKARVVGKDSETDLAVIKIDAQNLSFARLGDSDRLEQGEWVIALGSPFGLQQTMTAGIVSATGRDLGRVGGQFTDFIQTDASINPGNSGGPLINMQGEVVGINTLIFSQTGASSGIGFAIPSNLATKIYAQLIKNGKVTRGYLGVSLRPVSPSLAKSVGYTGTDGALVDDLPRDYSPAGNAGLRSGDVIVEFDGKHVTSPKQLTEMVADTPVGKATQLKYVRDGRAETATIKLGERPPRNGEEAQPDKGSPEEEGVKLGISISSLTAELAREMKLRVPTGVVIQNVQPDGPAAEAGLQAGDVIHRINRTPVTNRQDYVSAMASLKGEKEVTLQIERGGQMTFVSVTLD; encoded by the coding sequence ATGATGGATACCAATTTAAGTACCAAGACCAGATTGAGAATGGGCGGCGCGGCAATTCTCTTTTTCGCGCTCACCCTGGCAGTAGCATCGGGTCTCGGCTTTGAATTTCAGGGAAAGGCATTTGCGCCGCAAGGGCAATCGCAGTTGCCTTCGCCCCAGGATTTATCGCGGGCTTTCATAGGCGTGGCAAAGCAGGTCAAGCCGGCGGTCGTAAACATCGACGTCGTCGAGAAGACAAAGCGGGCTTCGATCCAACTGCCCGAAGGCTTTCCACAAATTCCCGGCTTCGGCCAGCCGCGGCGCCAGCGAGGAACAGGGTCGGGCGTAATAATCAGCGCCGACGGCTACATACTAACCAACAATCACGTAGCCGGGGACGCCGAGCAGATTAATGTGAAGCTCGCGGACGGACGCGAGCTCAAAGCGAGGGTCGTGGGTAAAGACAGCGAGACCGATCTTGCGGTCATCAAGATCGATGCGCAGAACCTGTCCTTCGCAAGGCTCGGCGATTCTGACAGGCTTGAGCAGGGCGAGTGGGTGATCGCCCTCGGCAGTCCATTTGGCCTTCAGCAGACGATGACTGCCGGCATCGTCTCAGCAACCGGACGCGACCTCGGTAGAGTTGGCGGCCAGTTTACGGACTTCATCCAGACCGATGCATCGATCAACCCCGGCAACTCCGGGGGACCGCTCATCAACATGCAGGGTGAAGTGGTAGGCATCAATACTCTGATCTTCTCGCAGACGGGGGCAAGCTCGGGAATAGGCTTTGCAATCCCGTCGAATCTAGCGACGAAGATCTACGCCCAGCTGATCAAAAACGGTAAGGTCACGCGCGGTTATCTTGGCGTTAGCTTGCGGCCAGTCTCGCCTTCGCTTGCCAAGTCGGTAGGGTATACCGGTACCGACGGCGCCCTGGTAGACGATCTACCTCGAGACTACAGTCCCGCGGGAAACGCCGGGCTTCGCAGCGGTGACGTCATCGTCGAGTTCGACGGTAAACATGTCACCTCGCCGAAGCAGCTAACCGAGATGGTTGCCGACACACCAGTTGGAAAGGCGACGCAGCTCAAGTATGTGCGCGATGGTCGCGCTGAGACAGCCACCATCAAGCTAGGCGAACGTCCTCCCAGAAATGGCGAAGAAGCGCAACCGGATAAGGGTAGCCCGGAAGAGGAAGGGGTAAAGCTCGGAATTTCAATTTCGAGCTTGACGGCTGAGTTGGCTCGCGAGATGAAGTTGAGGGTCCCAACCGGCGTGGTAATTCAAAACGTCCAGCCGGATGGTCCTGCGGCAGAGGCGGGCCTTCAAGCTGGCGACGTTATTCACCGCATAAACCGAACCCCGGTTACCAATCGTCAGGACTACGTCAGTGCGATGGCGTCCCTCAAGGGCGAGAAAGAAGTCACGCTGCAGATCGAACGCGGCGGTCAAATGACCTTCGTTTCAGTGACGCTAGACTGA
- a CDS encoding FumA C-terminus/TtdB family hydratase beta subunit, giving the protein MDSFRESLLKLITETSTNLPPDVRNAMAEAVAEENPATTAGTALAVIATNIDMACDTEGPICQDTGMPTFEIKTPVGANQIVMKQEIHEAIADATRLGKLRPNSVDSITGANSGDNLGPGTPVIHFHQWENDDEIEVKLLLKGGGCENKNIQYSVPAELPHLGRAGRDLDGVRKCIMHAVWQAQGHGCSAGAIGVCIGGDRTSGYQHAKEQLFRTLDDTNSDPRLAELEDYVMKAANTLNIGTMGFGGGVTLIGCKIGALNRLPASFFVSVAYDCWAFRRLGVVLDAKTGAIKRWLYRDDKKTEKRMAAGEGFRLTGKEKPLVAPINEEQIRSLAVGDVVMISGEMYTGRDAVHSYLMKHDPPADLRGSVLYHCGPVVMKDNGSYRITAAGPTTSIREEPYQGDIIKRYGVRAVMGKGGMGARTLAAMKEAGAVYLNAIGGAAQYYARCVEQVLDVNLLEFGIPEAMWHLQVKDFPAIVTMDAHGNSLHADVEKASAMMLAKLADPVF; this is encoded by the coding sequence ATGGATTCATTCAGAGAGAGCCTTCTTAAACTCATCACTGAAACCTCGACGAACCTTCCGCCCGATGTTCGAAACGCGATGGCGGAAGCCGTCGCCGAAGAGAATCCGGCGACGACCGCAGGGACTGCGCTTGCCGTCATCGCTACAAACATCGACATGGCTTGCGACACCGAAGGCCCGATTTGCCAGGACACCGGAATGCCCACCTTCGAGATCAAGACTCCGGTCGGGGCGAACCAGATCGTGATGAAGCAGGAGATCCATGAAGCCATCGCCGACGCCACTCGGCTCGGCAAGCTGCGGCCCAACTCCGTCGATTCGATCACCGGCGCAAACTCCGGAGACAATCTCGGTCCCGGCACACCGGTCATTCACTTCCATCAGTGGGAGAACGACGACGAGATCGAAGTGAAACTTCTGCTGAAAGGCGGCGGGTGCGAAAACAAGAACATTCAGTACTCGGTTCCGGCTGAGCTTCCACATCTCGGGCGCGCGGGCCGCGATCTGGACGGCGTTCGCAAATGCATCATGCATGCGGTCTGGCAGGCGCAAGGTCACGGCTGCAGCGCCGGCGCGATCGGCGTGTGCATCGGGGGCGATCGCACGTCGGGTTATCAGCACGCAAAAGAGCAGCTCTTCCGAACGCTTGACGACACGAATTCGGATCCCAGGCTTGCCGAGCTGGAAGACTACGTGATGAAGGCCGCGAACACTTTGAACATTGGAACCATGGGATTCGGCGGCGGCGTCACTCTGATCGGCTGCAAGATCGGCGCGCTCAATCGCCTTCCGGCGAGCTTCTTCGTGTCGGTGGCGTATGACTGCTGGGCGTTCAGGCGGCTTGGCGTCGTGCTTGACGCGAAGACCGGCGCGATCAAACGCTGGCTCTATCGCGATGACAAAAAGACCGAGAAGCGAATGGCGGCCGGCGAAGGGTTTCGACTAACCGGCAAAGAGAAGCCGCTGGTCGCGCCGATCAACGAAGAGCAGATTCGCTCGCTTGCTGTGGGCGACGTGGTGATGATCTCCGGGGAGATGTATACCGGGCGCGACGCGGTGCATTCATATTTGATGAAGCACGACCCGCCCGCCGACTTGCGAGGCTCGGTGCTCTATCACTGCGGCCCGGTGGTGATGAAAGACAACGGGAGCTATCGAATCACCGCCGCCGGTCCGACGACCAGCATTCGAGAAGAGCCTTATCAAGGCGACATTATCAAGCGCTACGGCGTCCGCGCGGTCATGGGCAAAGGCGGGATGGGTGCGCGCACGCTCGCTGCGATGAAAGAAGCGGGCGCGGTGTACCTCAACGCGATCGGCGGCGCGGCTCAGTATTATGCTCGCTGCGTCGAACAGGTCCTCGATGTGAACCTGCTCGAGTTCGGGATACCCGAAGCGATGTGGCATCTGCAGGTGAAAGACTTTCCGGCTATCGTGACCATGGACGCACACGGAAACTCGCTGCACGCCGACGTCGAGAAGGCCTCGGCAATGATGCTCGCCAAGCTGGCCGATCCGGTATTTTGA